In a genomic window of Agrobacterium tumefaciens:
- a CDS encoding NAD(P)-dependent alcohol dehydrogenase: MKALVLEHVGELSLRDIEIPQELGPDDVRIRIHTVGVCGSDVHYYTHGRIGDFVVNAPMVLGHEAAGTVTETGANVTHLKPGDRVCMEPGIPDPKSRASRLGLYNVDPAVTFWATPPVHGVLCPETVHPASFTYKLPDNVSFAEGAMVEPFAVGMQAAARAKITPGDTAVVTGCGTIGIMVALAALAGGCSRVLISDISATKLKLAESYGGITGINLKEVDVIETVNEATEGWGADIVFECSGAPAAVRDLFKVVRPGGTVVIVGLPPEPVAVDLAAACFRECRIETVFRYANVFDRALALIAAGKVDLKPLVSGTYAFDQSIKAFERAAEGRPEDVKLQIVVDGETK, from the coding sequence ATGAAAGCACTTGTCCTCGAACATGTCGGCGAACTTTCCCTGCGCGATATCGAAATTCCTCAAGAGTTGGGGCCGGATGACGTTCGCATTCGTATCCATACTGTTGGCGTCTGCGGCAGCGACGTACACTATTACACCCATGGTCGCATCGGTGACTTCGTCGTGAACGCGCCCATGGTTCTCGGCCACGAGGCAGCAGGAACAGTCACCGAGACCGGCGCCAACGTCACCCATCTTAAGCCCGGCGACCGCGTCTGCATGGAACCGGGCATCCCCGATCCGAAATCGCGTGCGTCGCGGCTCGGCCTCTACAATGTTGATCCTGCCGTGACATTCTGGGCAACGCCGCCGGTGCACGGCGTCTTGTGCCCGGAGACAGTCCATCCGGCAAGCTTCACATACAAGCTGCCTGACAATGTCTCCTTCGCCGAAGGCGCGATGGTTGAACCATTTGCCGTGGGCATGCAGGCGGCCGCCCGGGCGAAGATCACGCCCGGCGATACGGCGGTTGTTACAGGCTGCGGAACCATCGGCATCATGGTGGCACTGGCTGCCCTTGCCGGCGGCTGCTCGCGAGTGCTGATCTCGGACATTTCCGCAACAAAACTTAAACTGGCCGAAAGTTATGGCGGCATCACTGGTATCAACCTCAAGGAGGTCGATGTCATTGAGACCGTCAACGAGGCGACAGAAGGCTGGGGAGCCGATATCGTCTTTGAATGCTCCGGCGCACCGGCCGCGGTCCGTGATCTCTTCAAGGTCGTGCGCCCGGGCGGAACAGTCGTTATCGTCGGTCTGCCGCCCGAACCCGTCGCGGTAGACCTTGCGGCGGCCTGCTTCCGCGAATGCCGTATTGAAACGGTTTTCCGCTACGCCAACGTGTTTGACCGTGCACTGGCGCTGATCGCCGCAGGCAAGGTCGACCTGAAGCCATTGGTTTCCGGCACCTATGCCTTTGATCAATCGATCAAGGCCTTCGAAAGGGCGGCCGAAGGCCGGCCAGAGGACGTAAAGCTGCAGATCGTCGTGGACGGGGAGACGAAGTGA
- a CDS encoding carbohydrate ABC transporter permease: protein MKISTFLLRLLLVLAAALVVLPLLWTLLNAFKTNADLLVSTPKLIFQPVFDNMSYVLNRRSVARALTNSLIICSSAVVLGAVLGVPAAYVIARFKNRITAEAQFFVLSLRFLPPVAIAIPMLVIWLGLDLYDTRLSLIVTYLIVTASITIWLSVPAFERVSLHVEEAARVDGLGPYATFFRIALPIARFQVFGAIAFSFVLVWNEFLLAMMLTTSKAKTLPIIASEMSQLGMNVPWGILNAAVVLLSLPPLILLGVLAGGLNAAFSKKTDQG, encoded by the coding sequence ATGAAGATATCCACCTTTCTGCTCAGGCTTTTGTTGGTTCTTGCCGCTGCACTTGTCGTGCTGCCACTCCTATGGACCCTGCTAAACGCCTTCAAGACCAATGCCGATCTGCTGGTGTCAACGCCAAAGCTTATCTTCCAGCCTGTCTTCGACAATATGAGTTATGTGCTCAATCGCCGCTCGGTGGCGCGCGCACTTACCAATTCGTTGATCATCTGCTCGAGTGCGGTCGTGCTTGGCGCCGTACTCGGTGTACCGGCGGCCTATGTGATCGCCCGGTTCAAGAACAGGATCACGGCGGAGGCGCAGTTCTTCGTTCTGTCGCTGCGCTTTCTGCCGCCCGTCGCGATCGCTATTCCCATGCTGGTCATCTGGCTCGGTCTTGATCTCTATGACACCCGGCTGTCGCTGATCGTGACCTATCTCATTGTGACAGCCTCGATCACCATCTGGCTTTCCGTGCCGGCTTTCGAGCGTGTCAGCCTTCACGTTGAAGAAGCTGCCCGGGTGGATGGGCTTGGCCCATATGCGACCTTCTTCCGCATCGCCCTGCCGATTGCCCGTTTCCAGGTCTTCGGCGCCATTGCCTTCTCCTTCGTCCTTGTCTGGAACGAGTTCCTGCTTGCCATGATGCTCACGACCTCGAAGGCAAAGACCCTGCCGATCATCGCGTCCGAGATGTCGCAGCTCGGCATGAATGTGCCCTGGGGAATTCTGAACGCCGCCGTCGTCCTGTTGTCGCTGCCACCGCTGATCCTGCTCGGAGTGCTTGCCGGTGGCCTCAACGCCGCATTTTCCAAGAAAACTGACCAAGGTTGA
- a CDS encoding carbohydrate ABC transporter permease, whose translation MRRGRSLPYVFLGPSLGILIILALVPTIYAINISLQNRTLSAPDADYVWLANYLALFSDARFLNALWVSFKWEVISVSLTMVTGVALGIAMFEAASPRMRNVLCVLFIIPVLLPRVCAAFVWKFAFHPLYGALTWPVRELTGITPDILSTPLGALLAVAFVDVWQWGLFFSVIILKLLESLPPQPLEAARIDRATRFEIHRFVTLPMLKAPLISLLLVKAIESLRSFDLVYVMTRGGPGISTETLDMYAYSQGFIEAGKISYASSMAVIMMVLTIVTFTFTWKRLNR comes from the coding sequence ATGCGCCGAGGCCGCTCGCTGCCTTACGTCTTTCTTGGGCCCAGTTTGGGTATCCTGATCATTCTGGCGCTCGTGCCGACGATCTACGCTATCAATATATCCCTGCAGAACCGGACCCTTTCGGCACCCGATGCAGACTATGTCTGGTTAGCCAATTATCTGGCGCTGTTTTCGGATGCCCGTTTCCTGAACGCGCTCTGGGTATCTTTCAAGTGGGAGGTCATCAGCGTCTCGTTGACCATGGTGACGGGGGTTGCGCTCGGGATTGCCATGTTCGAGGCAGCGAGCCCCCGTATGCGCAACGTCCTCTGCGTGCTCTTCATCATTCCCGTTCTCCTGCCACGCGTGTGCGCCGCTTTTGTGTGGAAGTTCGCCTTTCATCCGCTCTACGGCGCGCTGACCTGGCCGGTCAGGGAGCTCACCGGCATCACGCCCGACATTCTGTCGACGCCGCTCGGCGCCCTCCTTGCTGTTGCTTTCGTCGATGTCTGGCAATGGGGCTTGTTCTTTTCAGTGATCATCTTGAAGCTTCTCGAATCCCTGCCGCCTCAGCCGCTGGAAGCCGCACGCATAGATCGGGCGACCCGCTTCGAAATCCATCGTTTCGTGACCCTGCCGATGCTGAAAGCACCCTTGATCAGTCTGCTGCTGGTCAAGGCGATCGAGAGTCTTCGCTCCTTCGACCTCGTTTACGTCATGACGCGCGGCGGTCCCGGCATCTCAACCGAGACGCTTGACATGTATGCCTATTCCCAAGGCTTCATAGAAGCCGGCAAGATCTCCTATGCGTCCTCCATGGCCGTCATCATGATGGTCCTGACCATCGTCACCTTTACCTTTACCTGGAAGAGGCTGAACCGATGA
- a CDS encoding ABC transporter substrate-binding protein — protein sequence MTLNALRAGCAVIAIFAASSAFAAAQCTSDVRVLAQPRDGLTLLEKYVDEFEELSGAGFEISYLNENDRRAKSQADASTVGSFNVYYVDEANLALFASSGWIVPLDGFYPSEYDYKDFDAGMRAAATYDGKEWFAPVQGGGDLMVYRTDLLEKAGIAPPKTWDEYFAAVQKLHDPANGVYGTALRGQRGSGANVWRWMPFFKANGGEWFKDGKPAFNSDAAVKATETYLELFKYSAPGTQTGSWDESTGAFRSGKVAIIIESAPLGGMSVDKAQSQVADKVAFSVPPSPLPGAGYAHGFAIASKANKTDEEKACAGLFVAWATSKEQEARRLAAGQPGELTRTSTYQSPEYAKTFGQNLADAMAATGQKTTVTFWQDPRWQELGNQWGIMLEELITGSRTDIKATLNDLEAFAAKL from the coding sequence ATGACACTCAACGCTCTCCGCGCCGGTTGCGCGGTTATCGCCATATTTGCCGCATCCAGCGCTTTTGCCGCCGCACAATGCACCAGCGACGTGCGTGTCCTGGCGCAGCCGCGCGACGGACTGACCCTTCTCGAAAAATATGTCGATGAGTTCGAAGAGCTCTCCGGCGCAGGCTTCGAGATCAGTTATCTCAACGAGAACGATCGCCGCGCGAAGTCGCAGGCCGACGCCTCGACGGTCGGAAGCTTCAACGTGTATTATGTTGATGAAGCCAATCTGGCGCTTTTTGCCTCGTCTGGCTGGATCGTCCCGCTTGATGGCTTTTATCCATCCGAATACGACTACAAAGACTTTGACGCCGGTATGCGCGCAGCTGCGACCTATGACGGCAAAGAGTGGTTTGCACCGGTGCAGGGTGGCGGCGACCTGATGGTCTACCGTACCGACCTCCTGGAAAAGGCAGGCATCGCGCCGCCGAAGACCTGGGACGAATATTTCGCAGCCGTGCAGAAGCTGCATGATCCGGCCAACGGCGTCTACGGCACTGCGCTTCGCGGACAGCGCGGTTCAGGCGCCAACGTCTGGCGCTGGATGCCGTTCTTCAAAGCAAACGGCGGCGAGTGGTTCAAGGACGGCAAGCCGGCCTTCAATTCGGATGCCGCGGTAAAGGCGACAGAGACCTATCTCGAGCTCTTCAAATATTCGGCGCCGGGCACTCAGACCGGCTCTTGGGACGAGTCCACCGGCGCCTTCCGCTCCGGCAAGGTGGCGATCATCATCGAATCCGCACCCCTTGGCGGCATGTCCGTCGACAAGGCACAGAGCCAGGTTGCAGACAAGGTTGCGTTCTCCGTTCCGCCGTCGCCGCTGCCGGGGGCCGGTTACGCCCATGGTTTTGCAATCGCGTCCAAGGCCAACAAGACAGATGAGGAAAAGGCCTGCGCTGGTCTCTTTGTTGCCTGGGCAACATCCAAGGAACAGGAAGCCCGCCGCCTCGCCGCCGGCCAGCCGGGCGAGTTGACGCGCACAAGCACCTATCAGAGCCCGGAATACGCCAAGACCTTTGGCCAGAACCTTGCCGACGCCATGGCGGCGACCGGTCAAAAGACCACCGTCACCTTCTGGCAGGATCCGCGCTGGCAGGAATTGGGCAACCAGTGGGGCATCATGCTGGAAGAGCTGATCACCGGTAGCCGCACTGACATCAAGGCGACGCTGAACGACCTCGAAGCCTTCGCAGCCAAACTCTGA
- a CDS encoding AraC family transcriptional regulator — protein MPIASDFPQTVSETFTATREQIVLPGGASYLIRRDDYPNPICIWNYHPEWEIHFIPDASGFAYVGDYIGPFRPGHLVLTGTNLPHNWITPGAPALPGRDMVLQFDADALIGIRAVCPEFEVLHRLKPLAQRGIEVLGADALLIGAKILELHAVGHRGGLGLFLEILEAIEAATEKRLLASEHFIAVYNQVSDRRHRRIDQAIQILQSDPGAQMHEVAAMVGFEPSAFSRAFRRLTGMNFSDYSRSVRVWRARTLLAETEISITDICFEAGFNNLSNFNRYFRMEMGLTPRAYRKAARIRAKSVIGGVPVKSI, from the coding sequence ATGCCTATTGCATCAGACTTTCCTCAAACAGTCTCTGAGACTTTCACCGCCACGCGCGAGCAGATCGTCTTACCCGGAGGCGCTTCCTATCTGATCCGGAGGGACGACTATCCCAATCCGATCTGCATCTGGAACTATCATCCCGAATGGGAGATTCACTTCATCCCTGACGCTTCAGGATTTGCTTATGTGGGGGACTATATCGGCCCGTTTCGGCCCGGGCATCTGGTGCTCACCGGGACAAATCTGCCGCACAACTGGATCACACCCGGTGCACCGGCTTTGCCAGGCCGAGACATGGTCCTGCAATTCGACGCGGATGCCCTGATCGGTATTCGCGCAGTATGCCCTGAGTTCGAAGTGCTCCACCGGCTGAAGCCTCTGGCCCAACGGGGGATCGAGGTTCTGGGCGCCGACGCGCTCTTGATTGGAGCGAAGATTCTCGAGCTTCACGCGGTGGGACACCGTGGTGGGCTCGGGCTGTTTTTAGAGATACTGGAGGCAATCGAAGCGGCCACCGAAAAGAGGTTGCTCGCCAGCGAACACTTCATAGCGGTCTATAACCAGGTGTCGGACCGCAGGCACCGACGGATCGACCAGGCAATCCAGATCCTGCAATCGGATCCTGGTGCGCAGATGCATGAAGTGGCTGCGATGGTTGGTTTCGAGCCGTCCGCCTTCTCGCGTGCCTTTCGGCGTCTAACCGGCATGAACTTTTCTGACTACAGCCGATCCGTCCGCGTCTGGCGAGCAAGAACCCTTCTCGCGGAGACCGAAATATCGATCACCGATATCTGTTTCGAGGCGGGCTTCAACAACCTGTCGAACTTCAATCGCTATTTCCGGATGGAGATGGGACTCACGCCCCGGGCCTACCGAAAGGCCGCGCGCATAAGAGCCAAGTCTGTCATTGGAGGAGTGCCGGTTAAGTCCATTTAA
- a CDS encoding RhtX/FptX family siderophore transporter, which produces MAQIDDAIPSDTVSTSTFERRLMYVLGGLYLAQGIPTYLLLVALPPIMRESGASRTSIGLFSLLMLPLILKFAVAPLVDRWSPLPKLGHRRGWVVPTQLLVSAGIASMTLVDPSDATVLFAICISITLVSSIQDIATDGYAVRCLTDQTRSLGNAVQAGAVALGVIVGGTAALVVFHVAGWRTMILLVAALSLLPLLAALAMQPEAPTVGKEKKRASLAGFFRRPSAWLILGFALTYRASEGLVRGMEGTYLVDSKVPADWIGYLSGGAAATAGLIGVGIAASIIRKVGLTTTLILLGGLRSLCFLAFTLNASGVWPGMWVAMSASAFQTLIRYMELVAIYSFFMKNSSDDQPGTDFTILTCAELVVYMVGASAAGLVADRMGYSALFSTATVLSLVGMGLSVWFLGRIGRGSGASLRR; this is translated from the coding sequence ATGGCCCAAATCGACGACGCGATTCCTAGCGACACCGTTTCGACTTCGACGTTCGAGCGGCGGTTGATGTATGTGCTGGGCGGTCTTTACCTCGCTCAGGGGATACCGACGTATCTGCTTTTGGTGGCCCTGCCGCCGATCATGCGCGAGAGTGGGGCATCGCGCACGTCTATCGGGCTGTTTTCGTTGCTGATGCTGCCGCTCATCCTGAAATTTGCGGTCGCACCGTTGGTGGATCGATGGTCTCCGTTACCCAAGCTTGGCCATCGCCGCGGCTGGGTTGTGCCGACCCAGCTTCTCGTCAGCGCCGGTATCGCTTCCATGACGCTGGTGGATCCGAGCGATGCCACGGTCCTTTTTGCAATCTGCATATCGATCACGCTTGTCTCCTCAATCCAGGATATTGCAACCGACGGCTACGCCGTAAGATGCCTGACCGACCAGACGCGCTCGCTGGGGAATGCCGTGCAGGCGGGTGCCGTAGCGCTGGGCGTAATCGTTGGCGGGACGGCGGCACTGGTGGTGTTTCATGTCGCTGGATGGCGCACGATGATACTGCTGGTAGCCGCGCTGTCGTTGCTGCCCCTTCTTGCAGCCCTGGCGATGCAGCCGGAAGCGCCCACGGTTGGCAAAGAAAAAAAGCGCGCAAGCCTTGCTGGTTTCTTCCGCCGTCCGAGTGCCTGGCTGATCCTCGGATTTGCGCTGACATACCGGGCGAGCGAAGGTCTCGTGCGCGGGATGGAAGGCACCTATCTGGTTGACAGCAAGGTCCCGGCTGACTGGATCGGTTACCTCTCTGGCGGAGCGGCGGCAACTGCGGGCCTGATCGGCGTGGGTATCGCTGCCTCCATTATCCGCAAGGTTGGCCTGACGACAACGCTTATCCTGCTGGGTGGCCTCAGAAGCTTGTGTTTCCTCGCCTTCACCCTGAATGCGTCCGGCGTCTGGCCCGGCATGTGGGTGGCGATGTCGGCCTCGGCATTCCAGACGCTGATCCGCTACATGGAGCTGGTCGCCATCTATTCATTCTTCATGAAGAACTCTTCGGACGATCAGCCAGGAACGGATTTTACCATTCTCACCTGTGCCGAACTGGTCGTCTACATGGTTGGTGCATCCGCAGCCGGCCTGGTTGCCGACCGGATGGGTTATTCCGCGCTGTTTTCGACGGCAACAGTTCTTTCGCTTGTCGGAATGGGACTTTCCGTCTGGTTCCTTGGAAGGATCGGACGCGGTTCAGGCGCGTCGTTACGGCGATGA
- the rhrA gene encoding rhizobactin biosynthesis transcriptional regulator RhrA, whose protein sequence is MEVVRPLKLGTLSLPDPESRLVCRTILLDMLGEATITVEDGDLAGVTGLVWKHENLSLATVYLPKTPLRLTAHGIGRPDIAMLRATDGTLIVHHRKHTFELEPRDVIILPTDMASEIILPEGGRLDCAHLPHAALTLARKSIDRILLRPFSAECLPLQLLTHYAGYLLQQDHQDKEHATMMVAHFYSLLPVLARYGNEVAPSAVPQNRIEAIKAMVEENLADGAFSIADVARTEGITPRAIQKLFSRTGTTFSRYVLERRLVLAKSLILAENTATPISQIVYSVGFNDLSYFNRTFRSRYGIRPTDLRRMTAPDGAKNL, encoded by the coding sequence ATGGAAGTTGTCCGCCCCCTGAAACTTGGAACCCTCTCGCTACCTGATCCAGAAAGCAGACTGGTCTGCCGCACAATCCTTCTGGACATGTTGGGAGAAGCAACAATCACCGTTGAAGATGGTGATCTGGCGGGTGTCACCGGCCTTGTCTGGAAACACGAAAACCTTTCTCTCGCAACCGTTTACCTGCCCAAAACACCCTTGCGGCTGACAGCTCATGGGATCGGCAGGCCTGATATCGCGATGTTGCGTGCAACTGACGGAACCTTGATTGTCCATCATCGCAAGCACACTTTCGAACTGGAACCCCGTGATGTCATCATCCTTCCCACGGATATGGCATCGGAAATTATTTTGCCGGAAGGCGGGCGACTCGACTGCGCCCATCTTCCCCATGCCGCCCTCACCCTTGCACGAAAGTCGATCGACCGGATCTTGTTGCGGCCCTTTTCAGCAGAATGCCTGCCATTGCAGTTGTTGACCCACTATGCAGGATATCTTCTTCAACAGGACCATCAGGACAAAGAGCATGCCACCATGATGGTGGCGCACTTCTACTCCCTGCTTCCCGTTCTCGCCCGATATGGGAACGAGGTTGCGCCTTCGGCAGTTCCGCAAAACCGCATTGAAGCGATCAAGGCGATGGTTGAGGAAAATCTTGCCGACGGTGCGTTTTCGATAGCTGATGTGGCACGCACCGAAGGCATCACACCGCGCGCGATCCAGAAACTTTTCAGTCGGACAGGCACGACCTTTTCGCGCTACGTGCTGGAGCGGCGGCTGGTGCTCGCCAAGAGCCTGATTCTTGCCGAGAACACCGCAACTCCGATCAGCCAGATCGTCTACAGCGTCGGTTTCAACGACCTGTCATATTTCAATCGCACCTTCCGCAGTCGTTACGGAATACGACCTACAGACCTTCGCCGCATGACGGCGCCTGACGGGGCAAAAAACCTGTGA